Proteins encoded within one genomic window of Brassica rapa cultivar Chiifu-401-42 chromosome A09, CAAS_Brap_v3.01, whole genome shotgun sequence:
- the LOC103839783 gene encoding vacuolar protein sorting-associated protein 28 homolog 2, with protein sequence MMMMEAKLWNDKREREMYDNFAELFAIIKATEKLERAYIRDLISPSEYESECNKLILHFKTLSASLRDTVPSIQRFADTYKMDCPSALYRLVTSGVPATVEHRATVAASTSNSASIVAECVQNFITAMDSLKLNMVAVDQVYPLLSDLSASLNKLSILPPDFEGKTKMKEWLSRLAKMGAADELTEQQSRQLHFDLESSYNSFMAALPKGGS encoded by the coding sequence gGCCAAGTTATGGAAcgacaagagagaaagagagatgtaCGACAACTTCGCAGAGCTCTTTGCAATCATCAAAGCAACAGAGAAGCTCGAGAGAGCTTACATCAGAGACTTAATCTCTCCTTCAGAGTACGAATCCGAATGCAACAAACTCATCCTCCACTTCAAGACGCTCTCCGCTTCCCTCAGAGACACGGTCCCAAGCATCCAACGATTCGCAGACACATACAAAATGGACTGTCCATCCGCTCTCTACCGCCTCGTGACATCCGGTGTTCCCGCCACCGTGGAACACCGAGCCACCGTGGCGGCATCCACCTCCAATTCTGCCTCCATTGTCGCTGAGTGTGTGCAGAACTTCATCACGGCGATGGATTCTTTGAAACTAAACATGGTTGCTGTCGACCAGGTCTATCCTCTCTTGTCTGATCTATCTGCTTCTCTCAACAAACTGAGTATTCTGCCGCCGGATTTCGAAGGGAAGACGAAGATGAAAGAATGGCTTTCGAGGTTGGCGAAGATGGGTGCAGCTGATGAGCTTACGGAACAGCAGTCGAGGCAACTTCACTTTGATCTTGAGTCTTCTTACAACTCTTTCATGGCAGCTTTGCCTAAAGGTGGTAGCTGA